The following are encoded together in the Solenopsis invicta isolate M01_SB chromosome 14, UNIL_Sinv_3.0, whole genome shotgun sequence genome:
- the LOC105207579 gene encoding translocator protein isoform X1, translating to MSRAKMPVKINWPLLTATVCPNIGGFVGGYITKKNMSWYESLKKSKIIPPNWVYAPVWTTLYCTMGYSSYLVWRDGGGFEGAAVPLSVYGLNLALNWTWTPLFFGTHNIKWALYEIATMWVSTAAVGIVFYRVNPTAGYLIIPYVVFNAFAVAFNYVLYRDNKQLPDEKAEGKKN from the exons ATGTC GAGAGCCAAAATGCCGGTGAAGATCAATTGGCCCCTGCTGACGGCGACGGTTTGTCCTAACATCGGTGGCTTCGTAGGCGGCTACATCACTAAAAAGAATATGAGCTGGTACGAG TCGCTGAAAAAGTCGAAAATTATCCCGCCGAATTGGGTATATGCGCCTGTGTGGACCACTCTCTACTGTACAATGGGCTACTCGTCGTATCTCGTATGGCGTGACGGGGGTGGTTTCGAGGGAGCGGCCGTACCGCTCAGTGTCTATGGCCTTAATCTCGCCCTCAACTGGACGTGGACGCCGCTATTCTTCGGGACTCACAACATAAAATGG GCTCTCTACGAAATTGCGACGATGTGGGTCTCTACGGCAGCGGTCGGGATTGTATTCTACCGCGTCAATCCTACTGCCGGTTATCTCATCATCCCCTACGTCGTGTTTAATGCTTTTGCCGTGGCGTTCAATTACGTCCTCTACCGGGACAACAAACAGCTCCCTGATGAGAAAGCCGagggaaagaaaaattaa
- the LOC105207579 gene encoding translocator protein isoform X2: MPVKINWPLLTATVCPNIGGFVGGYITKKNMSWYESLKKSKIIPPNWVYAPVWTTLYCTMGYSSYLVWRDGGGFEGAAVPLSVYGLNLALNWTWTPLFFGTHNIKWALYEIATMWVSTAAVGIVFYRVNPTAGYLIIPYVVFNAFAVAFNYVLYRDNKQLPDEKAEGKKN, translated from the exons ATGCCGGTGAAGATCAATTGGCCCCTGCTGACGGCGACGGTTTGTCCTAACATCGGTGGCTTCGTAGGCGGCTACATCACTAAAAAGAATATGAGCTGGTACGAG TCGCTGAAAAAGTCGAAAATTATCCCGCCGAATTGGGTATATGCGCCTGTGTGGACCACTCTCTACTGTACAATGGGCTACTCGTCGTATCTCGTATGGCGTGACGGGGGTGGTTTCGAGGGAGCGGCCGTACCGCTCAGTGTCTATGGCCTTAATCTCGCCCTCAACTGGACGTGGACGCCGCTATTCTTCGGGACTCACAACATAAAATGG GCTCTCTACGAAATTGCGACGATGTGGGTCTCTACGGCAGCGGTCGGGATTGTATTCTACCGCGTCAATCCTACTGCCGGTTATCTCATCATCCCCTACGTCGTGTTTAATGCTTTTGCCGTGGCGTTCAATTACGTCCTCTACCGGGACAACAAACAGCTCCCTGATGAGAAAGCCGagggaaagaaaaattaa